The following proteins are encoded in a genomic region of Flavobacteriales bacterium:
- the queA gene encoding tRNA preQ1(34) S-adenosylmethionine ribosyltransferase-isomerase QueA, which translates to MKLSQFKFDIPQELIAYHPTPDREESRLMVLNRKDGTIEHKLFKDVLDYFDDGDAMILNNTRVFPARLIGKKEKTEAKIEVFLLRELNRESILWDVLVDPARKIRIGNKLYFGDDDSLVAEVIDNTTSRGRTLRFLFDGTHEEFKKTIFDMGETPLPKYIKREAEPEDEERYQTVFAKHEGAVAAPTAGLHFSKQLLKRLELKGVNFAEVTLHVGLGTFRSVEVEDLTKHKMDSEQLIITQEACDIVNAAKDAKKKVCAVGTTTVRASETSVSTTGHMKPFEGWTNKFIFPPYDFQVPNCMITNFHMPQSTLLMMVAAFAGYDFMREAYDQAVKEKYRFYSYGDAMLIL; encoded by the coding sequence ATGAAACTATCACAATTTAAATTCGACATTCCTCAGGAACTTATTGCCTACCACCCAACGCCAGACCGCGAAGAGAGCCGCTTGATGGTTCTCAACCGCAAGGACGGAACCATCGAACACAAGCTTTTTAAAGATGTGCTCGATTATTTTGATGATGGCGATGCAATGATCCTGAACAACACACGTGTTTTCCCGGCACGTTTGATCGGCAAAAAAGAGAAAACAGAAGCGAAGATCGAGGTATTTCTACTTCGTGAGTTGAACCGCGAGAGCATCCTTTGGGATGTATTGGTGGATCCGGCCCGTAAGATCCGTATCGGAAACAAATTGTATTTCGGAGATGATGACAGCCTTGTGGCGGAGGTCATCGACAACACCACTTCACGTGGCCGTACGCTGCGTTTCCTTTTTGATGGAACGCACGAAGAGTTCAAGAAGACCATCTTCGATATGGGCGAAACGCCACTTCCAAAGTACATTAAGCGTGAGGCTGAGCCAGAGGATGAAGAGCGTTATCAGACCGTTTTCGCCAAGCACGAAGGTGCTGTTGCAGCCCCAACGGCAGGACTTCACTTCAGTAAGCAATTGCTGAAGCGTTTGGAATTGAAAGGCGTGAACTTCGCGGAGGTAACACTTCACGTTGGTCTTGGAACATTCCGCTCGGTGGAGGTGGAAGACCTCACCAAGCACAAAATGGACAGCGAGCAGCTGATCATCACACAGGAAGCATGTGATATTGTGAATGCTGCCAAGGATGCCAAGAAAAAGGTGTGTGCGGTTGGAACAACCACAGTTCGTGCTTCGGAAACCTCGGTAAGCACAACAGGACACATGAAGCCGTTTGAGGGTTGGACCAACAAGTTCATCTTTCCTCCGTACGATTTCCAAGTTCCTAACTGCATGATCACCAATTTCCACATGCCACAGTCAACGCTGTTGATGATGGTAGCGGCATTTGCCGGTTACGACTTCATGCGCGAGG
- the truB gene encoding tRNA pseudouridine(55) synthase TruB — MTEGFDFKNGEVLLFDKPYGDSSFSVVNRVRGIIKRKLKVKNIKVGHAGTLDPLATGLLVICTGKMTKNITTIQDAEKEYTGTITIGATTPSFDLETGVDQTFPIEHITDEMIRSAAAGFEGEYDQMPPIFSAKQVDGKRAYHLARKGKEVKLEPKRITIREFEIVNIDREGGLKIDFRVSCSKGTYIRSLAHDLGKALNSGAHLSSLRRTRIGEYDVNDAITADQFQFLIHGDEQS; from the coding sequence TTGACCGAAGGATTCGACTTCAAAAACGGAGAAGTATTACTGTTCGATAAGCCTTACGGTGATTCGTCCTTTTCGGTGGTGAACCGTGTTCGCGGCATCATCAAGCGCAAGCTTAAGGTCAAGAATATTAAGGTTGGCCATGCTGGAACACTTGATCCGCTGGCAACAGGATTGTTGGTCATTTGCACAGGCAAAATGACCAAGAACATCACCACCATTCAAGATGCGGAAAAGGAATACACGGGAACGATCACAATCGGTGCAACTACGCCATCGTTCGATCTGGAAACAGGGGTCGATCAAACATTCCCGATCGAACACATTACGGATGAAATGATCCGCTCCGCTGCCGCTGGTTTTGAAGGCGAATACGATCAAATGCCGCCCATTTTCTCCGCGAAACAAGTGGATGGCAAACGTGCCTATCATCTCGCCAGAAAGGGAAAGGAAGTGAAACTCGAACCCAAAAGGATCACCATCCGTGAGTTCGAAATAGTGAACATTGACAGAGAAGGTGGACTGAAAATCGATTTTCGGGTTTCCTGTTCCAAAGGCACGTACATCCGATCTTTGGCACATGATCTTGGTAAAGCCTTGAATTCAGGCGCGCATCTTTCCTCATTGCGTAGAACGCGCATTGGAGAATATGATGTAAATGATGCTATTACGGCCGATCAATTCCAGTTTCTGATACACGGAGACGAACAGTCTTAG
- a CDS encoding UDP-diphosphatase, translated as MGLLEALILGIIQGLTEFLPVSSSGHLELAKALLGDNSVPEESLLFTVVVHAATALSTVVVFRKDILEILKGLFQFKWNEETEFSVKIIISMIPAAVIGVLFNDEIEALFNKQILLVGAMLIITGLLLFLADRAKRTEKHVGFGHSLIIGISQAIAILPGISRSGATISTSVLLGIDREKAARFSFLMVVPLILGKMAKDVMDGNISSETTNVLPLIVGFLAAFVCGLLACTWMIALVKKSQLRYFSFYCFAVGFGAIFITLFL; from the coding sequence ATGGGTCTTTTGGAAGCCCTGATCCTGGGCATTATTCAAGGACTTACGGAGTTCCTTCCAGTAAGCAGTAGCGGGCATTTGGAGTTGGCCAAAGCACTGCTCGGAGACAACAGCGTTCCAGAGGAAAGTTTGCTTTTTACCGTGGTGGTTCATGCGGCCACAGCCCTGAGCACGGTGGTCGTTTTCAGGAAGGACATTCTCGAAATCCTCAAAGGGCTGTTCCAATTCAAGTGGAACGAAGAGACCGAGTTCTCGGTCAAGATCATTATCTCCATGATTCCTGCAGCAGTTATCGGGGTATTGTTCAATGACGAGATCGAGGCGCTATTCAATAAACAGATTCTGCTGGTCGGAGCCATGCTCATCATAACTGGACTGCTTCTGTTTTTGGCCGACCGCGCCAAACGCACCGAGAAGCATGTCGGTTTCGGTCATTCTTTGATTATCGGTATTTCGCAGGCCATTGCCATTCTGCCAGGTATCAGTCGTTCTGGCGCCACCATTTCCACTTCGGTGTTGTTGGGTATCGACAGGGAAAAAGCCGCGCGGTTCTCATTCCTGATGGTCGTCCCACTTATTCTGGGCAAGATGGCCAAGGATGTGATGGATGGCAACATTTCGTCCGAAACAACAAATGTGCTGCCGCTCATCGTTGGTTTTTTGGCCGCTTTCGTCTGCGGGTTGCTTGCTTGCACATGGATGATCGCGCTGGTGAAGAAAAGCCAGTTGCGCTACTTCTCATTCTATTGCTTCGCTGTCGGTTTTGGAGCCATTTTCATTACGCTTTTTCTCTAA
- a CDS encoding DUF3098 domain-containing protein, whose translation MATDGNNEKQFAFGKENYIICIVGMLCIGIGFILMAGGGSDDPNVFSYEIFNTTRLTVAPLVVLLGFALEIVGIMYPSKA comes from the coding sequence ATGGCAACGGACGGAAACAACGAGAAGCAATTCGCATTCGGCAAGGAGAATTACATCATCTGCATTGTAGGAATGCTCTGCATCGGAATCGGATTTATTCTGATGGCAGGTGGCGGCTCAGATGATCCGAATGTATTCAGCTATGAGATTTTCAATACTACGAGATTGACGGTTGCACCGTTGGTGGTTCTGCTCGGTTTCGCGCTGGAGATCGTTGGTATCATGTACCCTTCCAAGGCTTAA
- a CDS encoding FtsX-like permease family protein codes for MATAEEKAHKKQIWSSNVTAMVSISLVLFMLGLLGLVILYANALSGYVKENIGFTIYMKDDAKEVDILQLQKFLDASDFVRSTNYISKDEAAEQLKEMLGEDFIGFMGYNPLKRSIDVKIKSEFATEDGIVNIQSDLLKNEMIYEVDYPVDLIRVINRNVRKAGIVILVFCGLLSLIAISLVNNNIRLSVYSKRFLINSMKLVGATQSFIRKPFVVEGVVRGLIGAVVANVLLAGVIYLANQNIPELFGLDNVEIVATLFGAVLGLGLIISFLSTTFAVRKYLRLNADQLYY; via the coding sequence ATGGCAACAGCAGAGGAAAAGGCACACAAGAAGCAGATATGGTCGAGCAATGTCACGGCCATGGTCAGTATCTCATTGGTGCTTTTCATGCTCGGGCTGCTCGGACTGGTCATTCTTTACGCTAACGCACTTTCGGGTTATGTGAAGGAGAACATCGGGTTTACCATTTATATGAAGGATGACGCCAAGGAGGTGGATATTCTCCAGTTGCAGAAGTTCTTGGACGCTTCCGATTTCGTGCGGAGCACCAACTATATTTCTAAGGATGAAGCGGCCGAACAGCTGAAGGAAATGTTAGGGGAGGACTTCATCGGTTTTATGGGTTACAATCCGCTGAAACGGTCGATTGATGTGAAGATCAAATCGGAGTTTGCAACCGAAGATGGAATCGTCAATATTCAGTCGGATCTGCTGAAGAATGAGATGATCTACGAGGTGGATTATCCTGTAGATCTTATCCGTGTCATCAATCGCAACGTGCGGAAGGCTGGAATTGTGATCCTTGTGTTCTGCGGATTGCTCTCACTTATCGCCATCAGTTTGGTGAACAACAACATTCGACTTTCGGTGTATTCCAAACGGTTTCTGATTAATTCAATGAAGCTGGTCGGAGCCACGCAATCGTTCATCCGTAAGCCATTTGTGGTAGAGGGTGTGGTGCGTGGATTGATCGGTGCGGTGGTGGCCAACGTGCTGCTGGCAGGTGTCATTTATCTGGCCAATCAGAACATTCCCGAACTCTTCGGTTTGGACAACGTGGAGATAGTGGCCACGCTTTTCGGAGCGGTGCTCGGCCTCGGACTCATCATTTCATTCTTAAGTACGACATTTGCCGTCAGGAAATACCTGCGGCTCAACGCAGATCAACTTTATTATTGA
- a CDS encoding pyridoxal-phosphate dependent enzyme, with amino-acid sequence MYYNNILETIGHTPLVKLNKVVKDLPCTVLAKVETFNPGHSIKDRMALQMIEDAEADGRLKPGGTIIEGTSGNTGMGLALAAIVKGYRLICTMPDKQSKEKMDILRAMGAEVVVTPTNVEADDPRSYYSVAKRLNEEIPNSFYPNQYDNPSNPKANYLQTGPEIWEQTEGKITHLVVGVGTGGTISGTGKYLKEKNPNIQVWGIDTYGSALKAYHETGKIVDSEIYSYITEGIGEDIIPKCVDFSVIDLFEKVTDKDGMLMTRELAKKEGLLVGNSAGCAVQGLLQLKDKLKPEDVVVVIFHDHGTRYVGKIFNDDWMRDRGFLDKGRISVVEVHGAKQPELMSVQASDSVGDVVKLLTENGISQVPVFEDGKPVGSVTEGKLFSHLFNKPEDRNCHVRDIMQKPFPEVDGGKSVTEIAEVFDKETPAVLYKDGSGTYRILTKHDIIKAIAD; translated from the coding sequence ATGTATTACAACAACATTTTAGAGACCATCGGCCATACGCCATTGGTCAAGCTGAACAAAGTCGTAAAAGACCTGCCATGTACAGTTCTTGCCAAGGTCGAGACGTTCAACCCAGGACATTCCATCAAAGATCGGATGGCGCTACAGATGATCGAGGATGCGGAAGCGGATGGCCGACTGAAACCAGGCGGAACCATCATTGAAGGAACTTCGGGCAACACGGGAATGGGATTGGCATTGGCAGCCATTGTAAAAGGCTATCGCCTGATCTGCACCATGCCGGACAAGCAGAGTAAAGAGAAGATGGACATCCTTCGCGCCATGGGCGCTGAAGTTGTTGTAACACCCACGAATGTGGAGGCTGATGATCCGCGTTCATACTATTCTGTGGCCAAAAGACTGAATGAGGAGATTCCAAATTCGTTCTACCCGAACCAATACGACAACCCAAGCAATCCAAAAGCGAATTACCTGCAAACAGGACCAGAAATTTGGGAACAGACCGAAGGAAAGATCACACATTTGGTGGTCGGGGTCGGTACGGGTGGCACCATCTCCGGAACGGGGAAATATCTGAAGGAAAAGAATCCGAACATTCAGGTTTGGGGGATTGACACGTACGGCTCTGCACTCAAAGCCTATCATGAAACGGGCAAGATCGTGGACAGTGAGATCTACTCCTACATCACCGAGGGTATCGGTGAAGACATCATCCCCAAATGTGTTGACTTCAGCGTGATCGACCTTTTTGAGAAAGTGACTGATAAGGACGGTATGCTCATGACCCGCGAATTGGCCAAGAAAGAAGGCCTGTTGGTGGGAAACAGCGCTGGGTGCGCGGTTCAGGGATTGCTACAATTGAAAGACAAACTGAAGCCTGAAGACGTGGTGGTGGTCATCTTTCACGACCATGGAACACGCTACGTGGGCAAGATCTTCAATGACGACTGGATGCGCGACCGTGGTTTCTTGGACAAAGGCCGCATCAGCGTGGTGGAAGTGCATGGCGCCAAGCAGCCCGAACTGATGTCCGTGCAGGCCAGCGATTCCGTTGGCGATGTAGTGAAATTGCTCACCGAGAACGGCATTTCACAGGTTCCCGTGTTCGAGGACGGTAAGCCTGTTGGTTCGGTGACGGAAGGAAAGCTGTTCAGTCATCTGTTCAACAAACCCGAAGACCGCAACTGCCATGTGCGCGACATCATGCAGAAGCCTTTCCCCGAAGTGGATGGCGGCAAAAGCGTGACCGAGATCGCGGAAGTGTTCGATAAGGAAACGCCTGCCGTACTTTACAAGGATGGTTCTGGTACGTACCGTATTCTCACCAAGCACGACATCATCAAGGCAATTGCCGATTGA
- a CDS encoding ABC transporter substrate-binding protein yields MEYRTVTDQLGRTVRIPKFPQRIISLVPSQTELLFDLGLGERVVGITKFCVHPEEWFRTKTRVGGTKRLHLEAIRELHPDLIIANKEENNREDIERLETDYPVWVSDVNDLSSALEMIASVEAITDTDSSNLINEINHGFSKLKPLNPPKRVLYLIWNKPYMAAGSGTFINDMLQRCGFENVVGKTRYPQLTEKDIIELNPEMVLLSSEPFPFREKHIHELQTLLPQATIKLVDGEMFSWYGSRLKYAPAYFAGLLESMNK; encoded by the coding sequence ATGGAATACCGAACCGTAACGGATCAACTCGGTCGAACTGTTCGCATTCCAAAATTCCCTCAGCGAATCATTTCGTTGGTTCCAAGCCAAACTGAACTGCTGTTCGACCTTGGTTTGGGCGAACGCGTGGTCGGCATCACTAAATTCTGTGTGCATCCAGAAGAATGGTTCCGAACCAAAACACGCGTTGGCGGCACCAAGCGGCTGCATTTGGAGGCGATACGTGAACTGCATCCCGACCTCATCATCGCCAATAAAGAAGAGAATAACCGAGAGGATATTGAGAGGCTTGAAACGGATTACCCTGTCTGGGTAAGTGATGTAAATGACCTGAGCTCAGCATTGGAGATGATCGCGTCCGTTGAAGCGATCACAGACACGGATTCATCAAACCTTATCAATGAAATCAACCACGGTTTCTCCAAACTGAAACCGCTGAACCCACCGAAAAGGGTTCTCTATCTCATTTGGAACAAACCTTACATGGCGGCAGGTTCGGGCACCTTCATTAACGATATGCTGCAACGCTGCGGTTTCGAAAATGTGGTTGGCAAAACCCGCTATCCACAACTTACCGAAAAGGATATCATTGAACTGAATCCCGAAATGGTCTTGCTTTCCTCCGAGCCATTTCCGTTCAGGGAGAAGCATATTCACGAATTGCAGACCTTGCTTCCTCAAGCTACCATCAAACTGGTAGATGGAGAAATGTTCAGTTGGTACGGAAGTCGGCTCAAATACGCTCCCGCCTACTTCGCGGGTTTGCTGGAATCCATGAACAAGTAG
- a CDS encoding aminotransferase class V-fold PLP-dependent enzyme — translation MDKLSRKDFLKRSLMASAALPFVPSLSGCEAKPLVVPEGDDLIGDEDFWSEVRQHYLLDEKVINLNNGSVGPQPLSVQDSHIDMYRLSNKAPAHYMWHELNDKREPLREALANLMDAESEEVAINRNTTEGLNTVIFGLNLREGDEVVVSDFDYPFMLNAWRQRQMRDGIILKEVKLPLPIEDVSLAVELYEKAITPKTKVVHITHVINWTGQVMPVKEITAMAKAKGCEVVVDSAHALAHVPLSFKEIGCDYLATSLHKWLGAPFGTGALVVKKEKKAALWPLMSPYEPQSDDIRKFEFLGTRSIPAEMAALDAIAFHQKLGAENVHKRLHFIKNYWAERVKDLEGLTLHTSLKPEFGGAMATISIDGLTAGDIATALRKSANFDVGFIVWNGMDAVRISPHIYTSLDELDRLVVSVKKLAGK, via the coding sequence ATGGACAAACTCTCGCGGAAAGATTTTCTCAAACGTTCGCTGATGGCATCTGCTGCGCTGCCGTTTGTCCCTTCCCTGAGCGGATGCGAGGCAAAACCGCTGGTCGTTCCCGAAGGAGATGATCTTATAGGTGATGAAGATTTTTGGAGTGAGGTTCGGCAGCATTATCTGTTGGATGAGAAGGTGATCAACCTCAACAACGGTTCGGTGGGGCCGCAACCGCTGTCGGTGCAGGATTCGCACATCGATATGTACCGTCTCAGCAATAAGGCACCTGCGCACTACATGTGGCACGAACTGAACGACAAGCGAGAGCCGCTTCGCGAAGCATTGGCCAACCTGATGGATGCGGAATCGGAGGAAGTGGCCATCAACCGAAACACGACCGAAGGGTTGAACACGGTCATCTTCGGCCTGAACCTGAGAGAAGGCGATGAGGTGGTGGTGTCCGATTTCGATTATCCGTTCATGCTCAATGCGTGGCGACAGCGCCAAATGCGTGATGGAATCATTCTGAAAGAAGTCAAACTTCCATTACCGATTGAAGATGTGAGTCTTGCAGTGGAACTTTATGAAAAGGCCATCACACCTAAAACCAAAGTGGTTCATATTACGCATGTGATCAATTGGACGGGGCAGGTAATGCCTGTGAAGGAGATCACGGCAATGGCCAAGGCCAAGGGCTGCGAAGTGGTGGTGGATTCCGCGCATGCCTTGGCGCATGTTCCGCTATCGTTCAAAGAAATTGGTTGCGATTATTTGGCCACTTCGCTGCACAAATGGCTTGGGGCTCCGTTCGGTACGGGTGCTTTGGTTGTCAAAAAGGAGAAGAAGGCCGCACTATGGCCGCTCATGTCGCCCTACGAACCTCAGAGCGATGACATCAGGAAGTTTGAGTTTCTCGGAACGCGTTCCATTCCTGCCGAGATGGCGGCTTTGGATGCCATTGCTTTTCACCAGAAGCTGGGCGCGGAGAACGTGCATAAGCGGTTGCATTTCATCAAGAATTACTGGGCGGAGCGGGTGAAAGACCTTGAGGGCTTGACGCTTCATACTTCGCTGAAACCTGAATTCGGTGGAGCCATGGCCACCATCTCCATCGATGGTCTCACAGCTGGTGACATCGCCACAGCGCTACGAAAAAGCGCAAACTTCGATGTCGGTTTTATCGTTTGGAATGGGATGGACGCGGTGCGCATCAGTCCGCACATTTATACTTCTCTGGATGAATTGGACCGACTGGTCGTGTCCGTCAAGAAACTGGCAGGAAAATGA
- a CDS encoding DUF302 domain-containing protein — MSYYFSKKVNVGFDEAIENVTAALKEEGFGVLTDIDMKATFKKKLDVDFRKYRILGACNPNFAYKAVGAEPNIGLMLPCNVIVQEHEDGSVEVAAVDPVASMTAVKNDSLGSIASEVQSRLKKVINDL; from the coding sequence ATGAGTTATTATTTCAGTAAAAAGGTGAATGTCGGCTTTGATGAAGCCATCGAAAACGTGACCGCTGCCCTAAAGGAAGAGGGTTTCGGTGTTTTGACAGACATTGATATGAAAGCCACGTTCAAAAAGAAACTGGATGTGGATTTCAGAAAGTACCGCATTCTCGGTGCATGCAACCCGAATTTCGCTTACAAAGCAGTTGGTGCAGAACCGAACATAGGGCTGATGTTGCCCTGCAACGTCATTGTGCAGGAACACGAGGACGGCTCCGTGGAAGTGGCTGCGGTAGACCCTGTGGCCTCCATGACAGCCGTTAAAAATGACAGCCTTGGCAGCATTGCCTCAGAAGTACAATCGCGTCTCAAAAAAGTCATCAATGACCTTTAG
- a CDS encoding efflux RND transporter periplasmic adaptor subunit produces the protein MKELLKNNWLRLILVLVVGILIGKFIIPSSHQETDTSANQEVNQPEHQIWTCSMHPQIRQDGPGKCPICGMDLIPLKNLESKEDVLPDEVPMSESAMKLAEIQTMTVKKEDPVKEIRLLGKVKPDERLKLSQTIHIPGRIEKLYVNFTGEKVEKGQRLASIYSPELVTAQKELFEVLKDKATNPEFVNAARYKLRQWKLTDEQIAELERTKEIETDFDVLSDYSGYVMQLNAIEGEHVHEGQQLFQIVDLSTVWVLFEAYESDLPWIKVGDRIDIEVSSVPGHTYKGNVTFIDPFIDPQTRVAYVRVELSNPKTVLKPDMFANGIITSKLNVSKAELLVPKSAVLWTGKRAVVYVKVPNREHNTFIYREIILGEDAGDFYVVKDGLEEGEEIAVNGVFKIDAAAQLAGKKSMMNPTGGKTSTGHHHGGMKMEGMDMPEAKKDAVIDKAKVPEVFKQQLGKVLMAYLPLKDKLADDDADLKNEVRNLNKAIASVDMSLLLGDAHNAWMKDLNSVTKDLKLLDGTQNIEDERAAFGRISETLKDAVSKFGVKMEPGHPMFLEFCPMVNDNKGGYWFSSEEQIRNPYFGAKMLKCGSVEETYQ, from the coding sequence ATGAAAGAGCTATTGAAAAACAATTGGTTGCGCTTGATCTTGGTTTTGGTGGTGGGAATTCTCATCGGCAAATTCATCATCCCGTCATCTCATCAAGAAACCGACACATCGGCAAATCAAGAAGTCAATCAACCAGAGCATCAGATATGGACGTGCTCCATGCATCCGCAGATAAGACAGGACGGACCAGGTAAGTGTCCGATCTGTGGAATGGACCTCATTCCATTGAAGAATTTGGAGAGCAAGGAAGACGTGTTGCCTGATGAAGTTCCGATGTCTGAATCGGCCATGAAACTGGCGGAGATACAGACCATGACGGTGAAGAAGGAAGATCCCGTAAAGGAGATCCGTCTGCTCGGAAAAGTAAAACCCGATGAACGGTTGAAACTCTCGCAAACGATCCATATTCCAGGGCGTATCGAAAAGTTGTATGTGAATTTTACGGGGGAAAAAGTGGAAAAAGGACAGCGGTTGGCGTCCATCTATTCGCCTGAGCTGGTCACCGCACAGAAGGAACTTTTTGAGGTATTGAAAGACAAGGCCACGAACCCTGAGTTTGTGAATGCCGCGCGGTATAAACTGCGCCAATGGAAGTTGACCGATGAGCAGATCGCGGAACTCGAACGGACCAAAGAAATAGAAACGGACTTCGATGTACTGTCAGATTATTCTGGTTATGTAATGCAGTTGAACGCCATTGAAGGTGAGCATGTGCATGAAGGACAGCAGTTGTTCCAAATTGTGGATCTGAGCACTGTTTGGGTGCTGTTTGAAGCATACGAAAGCGACCTGCCGTGGATCAAGGTCGGAGACCGCATTGATATTGAGGTGTCATCGGTGCCTGGACACACCTACAAGGGAAACGTCACTTTCATCGACCCGTTCATCGACCCTCAAACACGCGTTGCCTATGTGCGTGTGGAGCTTTCCAATCCGAAAACCGTACTGAAGCCCGATATGTTTGCCAACGGTATCATCACTTCCAAACTCAATGTTTCCAAGGCCGAGCTGTTGGTGCCAAAGTCTGCCGTTCTCTGGACGGGCAAACGGGCTGTGGTGTATGTGAAAGTGCCGAATCGGGAACACAACACGTTCATCTACCGTGAGATTATTCTTGGTGAGGACGCAGGCGATTTCTATGTGGTGAAAGACGGGTTGGAAGAAGGGGAGGAAATCGCGGTGAACGGGGTGTTCAAGATCGATGCGGCCGCGCAACTGGCTGGCAAGAAAAGCATGATGAATCCAACAGGTGGAAAAACATCCACGGGACACCATCATGGCGGTATGAAGATGGAAGGCATGGATATGCCTGAAGCGAAGAAAGACGCGGTGATTGACAAGGCCAAGGTTCCTGAAGTGTTCAAGCAACAGCTTGGAAAGGTGCTGATGGCCTATCTACCATTGAAAGACAAGCTGGCGGATGATGATGCCGACCTGAAAAATGAGGTCAGAAACTTGAATAAGGCCATCGCTTCAGTTGACATGAGCCTTCTTTTGGGAGATGCGCACAACGCTTGGATGAAGGATCTGAATTCCGTTACCAAAGACCTCAAACTGCTTGACGGCACACAGAACATTGAAGATGAACGGGCAGCGTTCGGTCGGATCAGCGAAACGCTGAAGGATGCTGTTTCCAAGTTCGGAGTGAAAATGGAGCCTGGGCATCCGATGTTCCTCGAGTTCTGCCCGATGGTCAATGACAACAAAGGCGGGTATTGGTTCAGTTCGGAAGAACAGATACGGAACCCCTACTTCGGTGCCAAAATGTTGAAGTGCGGCTCCGTAGAGGAAACCTATCAGTAA
- a CDS encoding TolC family protein, with protein MKRIISSIVPLLLLGCSVFAQQELDSYLVTAAKNNPGLKAKFNEYLAALEKVPQVGGLPDPSIAFGYFILPVETRVGPQLAKFSAKQMFPWFGTLGAKKDVATEAAKQRYEQFEEARSGLYYDVSSAYYDIYLVQKAIDITKENIDIIGTLNRLALIRFEAGTGSAVDEMRVSMELADLENQLALLHDNKRVLEVKFNNLLDVADDATILIPDTLWDDPLTISKQSVLDSIKVQNHQLKQLEHRIMTWEKQQTAAKRMGLPSFSVGVDYTMVGKSSNPALNSSENGRDILMFPNVGITIPLYRKKYNAMVKEASLNMEAAQFERQEKENQLSSLFEAAFRDYSDADRRLTLYRSQLKLAKKSLNILITDYSNDGRSFEEVLRMERKVLKYALELDKARTDKNSATAFIEYLTGK; from the coding sequence ATGAAACGTATCATATCATCCATAGTGCCGCTGTTGCTTTTGGGTTGTTCCGTCTTCGCACAGCAAGAATTGGACAGCTATCTGGTGACGGCCGCTAAGAACAATCCTGGCCTGAAGGCCAAGTTCAATGAATATCTGGCGGCATTGGAAAAAGTACCTCAGGTTGGTGGCTTGCCCGATCCGAGCATCGCGTTCGGGTATTTCATTCTGCCTGTGGAAACGCGGGTCGGGCCGCAACTGGCCAAGTTTTCGGCCAAGCAGATGTTCCCGTGGTTCGGAACGCTGGGAGCCAAGAAAGATGTGGCCACCGAAGCTGCCAAGCAACGCTACGAGCAGTTTGAGGAGGCGCGTTCGGGGTTGTACTACGATGTGAGTTCCGCTTACTATGACATCTATCTGGTGCAGAAGGCCATCGACATCACCAAGGAGAATATTGACATAATCGGTACGCTCAATCGGTTGGCGCTTATCCGCTTTGAAGCGGGAACGGGTTCTGCCGTTGATGAGATGCGGGTGAGCATGGAATTGGCAGATCTTGAAAATCAACTTGCGCTGCTGCACGACAACAAGCGGGTGCTGGAGGTCAAGTTCAATAATCTGCTTGATGTGGCCGATGACGCCACTATTCTCATCCCCGACACCCTTTGGGATGACCCGCTGACCATTAGCAAGCAATCTGTGCTGGACAGCATCAAGGTGCAGAACCATCAGCTCAAGCAATTGGAGCATCGCATCATGACGTGGGAAAAACAGCAGACAGCGGCCAAGCGCATGGGGCTTCCTTCGTTTTCTGTGGGCGTGGATTACACGATGGTCGGTAAGAGCAGCAATCCTGCGTTGAACAGTAGCGAGAACGGCCGCGACATCCTCATGTTCCCGAACGTGGGCATCACCATTCCGCTTTACAGGAAGAAGTATAACGCCATGGTGAAAGAGGCATCATTGAACATGGAGGCTGCCCAGTTTGAACGGCAGGAAAAGGAGAACCAGCTTTCATCCCTGTTCGAAGCGGCATTCCGTGATTACAGCGATGCGGACAGGCGGCTGACGCTTTATCGCTCACAGCTCAAATTGGCGAAGAAGTCGCTCAACATCCTCATCACCGATTATTCGAATGATGGGAGAAGCTTTGAGGAAGTGCTTCGGATGGAACGGAAAGTACTGAAGTACGCATTGGAACTGGACAAGGCGAGGACGGATAAGAATTCGGCCACGGCATTTATTGAATACTTAACTGGAAAGTAA